The following proteins are co-located in the Acropora palmata chromosome 11, jaAcrPala1.3, whole genome shotgun sequence genome:
- the LOC141858887 gene encoding uncharacterized protein LOC141858887 codes for MNKRAQVVLCLIVFLTSSSPQEINASSMKKQGQQTSHQLTESPDSASQQEQHKDATRPRGLDLLSAHNRSRYARDASLHRCIKGIKRQYDSCRGRHVDIVECLNEHVFCLGVGVVPPTCEPVYGYPYPITSCPMIVENCKCA; via the exons atgaacaaaagagCCCAG GTAGTTTTGTGTCTTATCGTCTTCTTGACATCCTCAAGTCCTCAAGAAATCAACGCTTCCTCCATGAAGAAGCAAGGGCAACAAACGTCCCACCAGCTTACTGAGTCGCCGGACAGTGCTTCCCAACAAGAGCAACACAAGGACGCCACGAGGCCTCGAGGTCTAGACCTTCTGTCTGCGCATAATCGTTCTAGATATGCTAGGGATGCATCTCTCCATAGGTGCATAAAAGGCATAAAACGCCAGTATGATTCATGCAGAGGACGTCACGTCGACATCGTCGAATGTTTAAATGAACACGTTTTTTGCCTTGGGGTCGGCGTAGTTCCTCCTACATGTGAGCCTGTCTATGGCTACCCTTACCCCATTACGAGCTGTCCAATGATCGTTGAAAACTGCAAGTGCGCTTAG
- the LOC141858867 gene encoding uncharacterized protein LOC141858867: MDSPTKIISATIIALLWCCSIAAKPVFPDSPLLNIQAFKPEPRDQEIIAAFQVEANLDRVTEGSSDDFEMGSSIQDVDQGEKETNGQRNEVEEISKDQEHNKTTSEGDARSRIARDTGNAFCVKKIEWKWDSCRKAFVQRVHCLNSHISCYDSIVKYKYPKCITVYGYRNNKFLGKCRTLPLACQCAA, translated from the exons ATGGATTCACCTACCAAA ATTATTTCAGCAACAATCATCGCTCTTCTGTGGTGCTGCAGCATTGCAGCAAAACCTGTTTTTCCGGACTCGCCACTGCTCAACATCCAGGCCTTCAAACCTGAGCCACGTGATCAGGAGATCATTGCTGCTTTTCAAGTCGAGGCGAACCTCGACCGAGTAACTGAGGGCTCAAGTGATGACTTCGAAATGGGCTCTTCCATCCAAGACGTTGATCAGGGCGAGAAAGAAACTAATGGACAAAGGAATGAAGTCGAGGAGATAAGTAAAGACCAAGAGCATAATAAAACCACAAGTGAGGGAGATGCACGCAGCCGCATTGCTAGAGACACTGGTAATGCTTTCTGCGTTAAAAAGATTGAGTGGAAATGGGATTCCTGTAGAAAAGCGTTTGTTCAAAGGGTTCATTGCTTAAACAGCCACATTTCTTGTTATGACAGCATTGTGAAATACAAATACCCCAAATGTATAACTGTGTACGGCTATAGAAATAACAAGTTCCTTGGAAAATGCAGAACCCTGCCTCTCGCTTGTCAATGTGCTGcttaa